A DNA window from Amycolatopsis sp. DSM 110486 contains the following coding sequences:
- a CDS encoding MBL fold metallo-hydrolase, with protein MSTEPLCRTCGMQYPEPRDDCPICEDERQYVPLTGQAWTDLATLRSSGEYRPRIEEQGPGVIGIGSEPGFAIGQRALLVRAESGNFLWDCAAYLDDALVRQVTDLGGITGIAISHPHYYTTMVEWAHAFDVPIYLHEADQEWIGRPDPSIRLWSGTTLDVADDLRLINLGVHFTGGTVLHWPAGEDGRGALLSGDIVQVIPDRTHVAFMYSYPNLIPERPSVVRRAAELLEPYAFDAIYGAWWDRIVRSDGHEVVQRSAKRYLAHTLDAF; from the coding sequence ATGAGCACAGAACCGCTGTGCCGCACGTGCGGCATGCAGTACCCCGAGCCCCGTGACGACTGCCCGATCTGCGAGGACGAACGCCAGTACGTGCCGCTCACCGGCCAGGCGTGGACCGACCTCGCAACGCTGCGGTCGAGTGGCGAGTACCGCCCGCGCATCGAAGAGCAGGGGCCGGGCGTGATCGGCATCGGTTCCGAACCCGGTTTCGCGATCGGCCAGCGGGCGCTGCTCGTGCGGGCCGAATCCGGCAACTTCCTCTGGGACTGCGCCGCTTATCTCGACGACGCGCTGGTGCGGCAGGTCACCGACCTCGGCGGCATCACGGGCATCGCGATCAGCCACCCGCACTACTACACGACCATGGTCGAATGGGCCCACGCCTTCGACGTGCCGATCTACCTTCACGAAGCCGACCAGGAGTGGATCGGGCGCCCCGACCCGTCGATCCGGCTGTGGTCGGGCACCACCCTCGACGTGGCCGACGACCTGCGGCTGATCAACCTCGGCGTGCACTTCACCGGCGGCACCGTGCTCCATTGGCCGGCCGGTGAAGACGGCCGCGGGGCGCTGCTGTCCGGCGACATTGTGCAGGTCATCCCCGACCGCACCCACGTCGCTTTCATGTACAGCTACCCGAACCTGATCCCGGAACGGCCGAGCGTGGTGCGGCGCGCGGCCGAACTGCTGGAGCCCTACGCGTTCGACGCGATCTACGGCGCGTGGTGGGACCGGATCGTGCGCAGCGACGGGCACGAGGTCGTGCAGCGTTCGGCGAAGCGGTACCTGGCCCACACTCTCGACGCGTTCTAA
- a CDS encoding isoprenyl transferase — translation MSLRSFLSDVVYSVYGRRLIQQARGRHPRHIAIMLDGNRRWAREAGFADVADGHRAGAKKIADFLSWCREADVEVVTMWLLSTDNLNRDPDELEPLLKIITDVTDELAGPAVPWRLRIMGALDLLPLDVAKKLTAAAARTEDRTGMEVNIAVGYGGRQEIADAVRKLLLQHADEGTSIRELAKILDVDHISEHLYTSGQPDPDLIIRTSGEQRLSGFLLWQSAHSEFWFTEAYWPAFRRVDFLRALRDYAWRHRRFGT, via the coding sequence GTGAGCCTCCGGTCCTTCCTGTCCGACGTCGTCTACAGCGTCTACGGCCGCCGCCTGATCCAGCAGGCGCGGGGCCGCCATCCGCGGCACATCGCGATCATGCTCGACGGAAATCGCAGGTGGGCGCGGGAAGCCGGGTTCGCCGACGTGGCCGACGGGCACCGCGCGGGTGCCAAGAAGATCGCCGATTTCCTCAGCTGGTGCCGCGAGGCCGACGTCGAGGTCGTCACCATGTGGCTGCTCTCGACCGACAACCTCAACCGCGACCCCGACGAGCTCGAGCCGCTGCTGAAGATCATCACCGACGTCACCGACGAGCTCGCGGGTCCGGCCGTGCCGTGGCGGCTGCGGATCATGGGGGCGCTGGACCTGTTGCCGCTGGACGTCGCGAAGAAGCTCACCGCCGCCGCGGCCCGCACGGAGGACCGGACCGGCATGGAGGTCAACATCGCCGTCGGTTACGGCGGGCGGCAGGAGATCGCCGACGCCGTGCGCAAGCTGCTGCTGCAGCACGCCGACGAGGGCACGTCGATCCGCGAGCTGGCGAAAATCCTCGACGTGGACCACATCTCGGAACACCTCTACACGTCCGGTCAGCCGGATCCCGACCTTATTATCCGAACGTCAGGAGAGCAGCGGCTTTCCGGATTCCTGCTTTGGCAGTCGGCGCATTCGGAATTCTGGTTCACGGAGGCGTACTGGCCCGCATTCCGGCGGGTCGACTTCCTTCGCGCGCTTCGCGATTACGCGTGGCGCCACCGCCGCTTCGGCACCTGA
- a CDS encoding YbaB/EbfC family nucleoid-associated protein: protein MSDGVDASQRMVDGWTRQLQETAARYQAMADRMQGQTVTERAKDGSVEVTVDAKGLLKNLVISESAGGKRMAEVSAQVMQLVQKAQARIPELLQQVASETLGTDATGDKLVEDAKSTFPAPPPEEPPPPPAPVHRFGPEDSDPPPPPPAAPPRQQAPPPPPPRRRRTETSDDDDDFGGSILS from the coding sequence ATGTCGGACGGCGTCGACGCCAGTCAGCGGATGGTGGACGGCTGGACGCGGCAGCTGCAGGAGACGGCTGCGCGCTACCAGGCGATGGCCGACCGCATGCAGGGCCAGACCGTGACCGAGCGGGCGAAGGACGGTTCGGTCGAGGTGACCGTGGATGCCAAGGGGCTGCTGAAGAACCTGGTGATCTCCGAGTCCGCGGGCGGCAAACGGATGGCCGAGGTGTCGGCACAGGTGATGCAGCTCGTACAGAAGGCGCAGGCGCGGATTCCCGAGCTGCTGCAACAGGTTGCGAGCGAGACGCTGGGCACCGACGCCACCGGCGACAAGCTCGTGGAAGACGCGAAGAGCACGTTCCCCGCACCGCCGCCGGAAGAGCCACCGCCGCCGCCGGCACCTGTGCACCGGTTCGGGCCCGAGGATTCCGACCCGCCTCCCCCGCCGCCGGCCGCGCCGCCGCGGCAGCAGGCCCCGCCTCCGCCACCACCGCGTCGCCGCCGGACCGAGACGTCCGACGATGACGACGATTTCGGCGGCTCGATCCTCTCCTGA
- a CDS encoding acyl-CoA dehydrogenase, translating into MDIPAVPAKVEPDALTAVLDGRWAELRGGVRAQMSGEEFRDPVDLDVEAHRAQVLDQLRELAATDRPALGFDRAYGGQSDIGGSVVSFEMLGLGDLSLMVKAGVQWGLFGGAVQLLGTQRHHEKYLRRIMDLDLLGCFAMTEHGHGSDVQHLHTTATYDPASQEFVVHSPDPGATKEYIGNAARDGHAAVVFAQLVTGGDSRGVHAFFVTIRDDSGAPMPGVTIEDCGRKAGLNGVDNGRLAFDHVRVPREALLNRFGDVAEDGTYSSPIESDGRRFFTMLGTLIRGRVSVGGSAGSATKRALTLAIRYGEQRRQFKSPDGEEVVILDYLGHQRKLLPALAKTYALHFAQEELVAKLNDIAPDAPEEEQRELESRAAGLKAANTWHATAAIQAAREACGGAGYLSENLLAGLKADTDVFTTFEGDNTVLLQLVAKGLLTQYKEHFADLSPLATARFVAEQLVGAVLERTSARKFVERLTESDDAEVLFDREWQLRLFEDREEHVLDGVANRLRKAADDPFGVFSAAQDHVLRAGRVHVDHLVLSAFARAVDACSDPEAAALLSRVCDLYALSAIEEDRAWFLEHGRLTTSRSKAVTAAVNELCASLRPHAGTLVDAFAIPSQFLAAPMLHS; encoded by the coding sequence GTGGACATCCCTGCCGTTCCCGCGAAGGTGGAGCCGGACGCGCTCACCGCCGTCCTCGACGGCCGCTGGGCCGAGCTACGCGGCGGCGTGCGCGCGCAGATGTCGGGCGAGGAGTTCCGCGACCCCGTGGACCTCGACGTCGAGGCGCACCGCGCGCAGGTACTCGACCAGCTGCGCGAACTCGCCGCCACCGACCGGCCGGCGCTCGGGTTCGACCGCGCGTACGGCGGGCAGAGCGACATCGGCGGTTCGGTGGTGTCGTTCGAGATGCTCGGCCTCGGCGACCTGTCGCTGATGGTGAAGGCCGGCGTGCAGTGGGGGCTGTTCGGCGGCGCCGTGCAACTGCTCGGTACGCAGCGCCACCACGAGAAGTACCTGCGGCGCATCATGGACCTCGACCTGCTCGGCTGCTTCGCGATGACCGAGCACGGCCACGGCTCCGACGTGCAGCACCTGCACACCACGGCGACGTACGACCCGGCGTCGCAGGAGTTCGTGGTCCACAGCCCGGATCCCGGCGCCACCAAGGAATACATCGGAAACGCGGCGCGCGACGGCCACGCCGCAGTGGTCTTCGCGCAGCTCGTGACGGGTGGCGATTCCCGTGGCGTGCACGCGTTTTTCGTGACGATCCGCGACGACTCCGGCGCGCCGATGCCGGGCGTGACGATCGAGGACTGCGGCCGCAAGGCGGGTCTCAACGGCGTCGACAACGGCCGCCTGGCCTTCGACCACGTCCGCGTCCCGCGCGAAGCGTTGCTGAACCGCTTCGGCGACGTCGCCGAGGACGGCACCTACTCCAGCCCCATCGAAAGCGACGGCCGCCGCTTCTTCACGATGCTCGGCACGCTCATCCGCGGCCGCGTGAGCGTCGGCGGCAGTGCCGGCAGCGCCACGAAACGCGCGCTGACGCTGGCCATCCGCTACGGCGAGCAGCGCCGGCAGTTCAAGAGCCCTGACGGCGAGGAGGTCGTGATCCTCGACTACCTCGGCCACCAGCGCAAGCTCCTGCCGGCGCTCGCGAAGACATACGCGCTGCACTTCGCGCAAGAAGAGCTCGTCGCGAAGCTGAACGACATCGCGCCCGACGCGCCCGAAGAGGAACAACGCGAACTGGAATCCCGCGCGGCCGGCCTGAAAGCCGCCAACACCTGGCACGCCACCGCCGCGATCCAGGCCGCCCGCGAAGCCTGCGGCGGCGCCGGCTACCTGTCGGAAAACCTGCTGGCCGGCCTCAAAGCCGACACCGACGTTTTCACCACCTTCGAAGGCGACAACACGGTGCTGCTCCAGCTCGTGGCCAAAGGCCTTCTCACACAATACAAAGAGCACTTCGCGGACCTCAGTCCACTTGCGACCGCGCGCTTCGTCGCCGAGCAGCTGGTGGGCGCTGTCCTGGAACGCACCTCCGCCCGCAAGTTCGTGGAACGCCTGACGGAATCCGACGACGCCGAGGTGCTCTTCGACCGCGAATGGCAGCTGCGCCTCTTCGAGGACCGCGAGGAACATGTCCTCGACGGCGTCGCCAACCGCCTGCGCAAAGCCGCCGACGACCCGTTCGGCGTCTTCAGCGCCGCGCAGGACCACGTGCTGCGCGCCGGCCGGGTGCACGTGGATCACCTTGTGCTGTCGGCATTTGCTCGCGCGGTCGACGCTTGCTCGGATCCGGAGGCCGCGGCTTTGCTCTCGCGGGTGTGCGATCTGTACGCCCTGTCGGCGATCGAGGAGGACCGGGCTTGGTTCCTCGAACACGGCCGCCTCACGACTTCGCGGTCCAAGGCCGTGACCGCCGCGGTGAACGAGCTGTGCGCTTCACTGCGTCCCCACGCGGGCACCCTCGTGGACGCCTTCGCAATCCCGTCACAGTTCCTGGCGGCGCCGATGCTGCACTCGTGA
- the greA gene encoding transcription elongation factor GreA translates to MVTVSDKVTWLTQDAYDRLKHELDEMIENRPVIAARINDSREEGDLKENGGYHAAREEQGQAEARIRHLQELLRSAKVGEAPADDGTAGPGKVLTVKYAGDDDEEKFLLATREEGAEGALDVYSPESPLGKALLGAKEGESREYELPNGRTQQVTLVKAVPYIEA, encoded by the coding sequence ATGGTGACCGTGAGCGACAAGGTGACCTGGCTGACCCAGGATGCCTACGACAGGCTCAAGCACGAGCTCGACGAAATGATCGAGAATCGTCCGGTCATCGCTGCGCGCATCAACGACAGCCGCGAAGAGGGAGACCTCAAGGAAAACGGCGGCTACCACGCGGCGCGCGAAGAGCAGGGCCAGGCCGAGGCGCGCATCCGCCACCTGCAGGAACTCCTGCGTTCGGCGAAGGTCGGCGAGGCACCCGCGGACGACGGCACCGCCGGTCCCGGCAAGGTCCTCACCGTGAAGTACGCGGGCGACGACGACGAGGAGAAGTTCCTCCTCGCCACCCGTGAAGAGGGCGCCGAGGGCGCGCTCGACGTGTACTCGCCGGAGTCGCCGCTGGGCAAGGCCCTGCTCGGCGCCAAGGAAGGCGAGTCGCGCGAGTACGAGCTGCCCAACGGCCGTACGCAGCAGGTCACACTGGTCAAGGCAGTGCCTTACATCGAGGCCTGA
- the hppD gene encoding 4-hydroxyphenylpyruvate dioxygenase: MTHTMDPQGALDDVSFDQLRQLVGLVEHDASKDPFPVKALDAVVFVAGNATQTAWFYQVAFGMQLVAYSGPETGRFDRKAFVLKSGSARFVITGGVRPDSPLLDHHRRHGDGVSDLALETTDVDKCVAHARAQGATILEEPHDVSDEHGTVRMAAIATYGETRHSLIDRSRYDGVYLPGFEARDSTVTRPADAPKRLFQAVDHCVGNVELGKMDYWVDWYHRVMGFVNMAEFVGDDIATDYSALMSKVVSNGNHRVKFPLNEPAVAKKKSQIDEYLEFYEGAGCQHIALATNDIIATITAMRAAGVEFLDTPDSYYEDPELRARIGEVRVSIETLQEHKVLVDRDEDGYLLQIFTKPIGDRPTVFYELIERHGSLGFGKGNFKALFEAIEREQERRGNL, encoded by the coding sequence ATGACCCACACCATGGATCCGCAGGGCGCACTCGACGACGTCAGCTTCGACCAGCTCCGTCAGCTCGTGGGGCTCGTCGAGCACGACGCCAGCAAAGACCCTTTCCCGGTCAAGGCACTCGACGCGGTGGTTTTCGTCGCCGGTAACGCGACGCAGACCGCGTGGTTCTACCAGGTCGCGTTCGGCATGCAGCTCGTCGCGTACTCCGGGCCGGAGACGGGCCGCTTCGACCGCAAGGCGTTCGTGCTGAAGTCGGGCTCGGCGCGGTTCGTGATCACCGGCGGCGTGCGGCCGGACTCACCGCTGCTCGACCACCACCGTCGCCACGGCGACGGCGTGAGCGACCTCGCGCTGGAGACGACCGATGTGGACAAGTGCGTGGCGCACGCCCGCGCGCAGGGCGCGACGATCCTCGAGGAGCCGCACGACGTCTCCGACGAGCACGGCACCGTCCGGATGGCCGCGATCGCGACATACGGCGAAACCCGCCACTCGCTGATCGACCGGTCGCGCTACGACGGCGTGTACCTGCCCGGGTTCGAGGCGCGCGACAGCACGGTGACGCGGCCGGCAGATGCGCCAAAGCGGCTGTTCCAGGCGGTGGACCACTGCGTGGGCAACGTCGAGCTCGGCAAGATGGACTACTGGGTCGACTGGTACCACCGCGTGATGGGCTTCGTGAACATGGCGGAGTTCGTCGGCGACGACATCGCCACCGACTACTCGGCGCTGATGAGCAAGGTCGTTTCCAACGGCAACCACCGCGTGAAGTTCCCGCTCAACGAACCCGCTGTGGCGAAGAAGAAGTCGCAGATCGACGAGTACCTCGAGTTCTACGAGGGCGCCGGCTGCCAGCACATCGCGTTGGCCACCAACGACATCATCGCGACGATCACCGCGATGCGGGCCGCGGGCGTCGAATTCCTCGACACGCCTGACTCCTACTACGAGGACCCGGAGCTGCGCGCGCGGATCGGCGAGGTGCGCGTTTCGATCGAAACGTTGCAGGAGCACAAGGTTCTGGTCGACCGCGACGAGGACGGGTACCTGCTGCAGATCTTCACGAAGCCGATCGGCGACCGGCCCACGGTGTTCTACGAGCTCATCGAGCGGCACGGTTCGCTGGGCTTCGGGAAGGGGAACTTCAAGGCGCTGTTCGAGGCGATCGAGCGGGAGCAGGAGCGCCGGGGCAATCTCTGA
- a CDS encoding hemolysin III family protein: MSVTTEPTPSGPAPVDTRPRLRGHIHFWSFFGALAGAAALVSLAASTVSPLAALATSVYGLTVLGVFGVSALYHRRLWSPRAYKWMKRADHSMIFLFIAGTYTPFTLLAMSKPTGYIILAIVWGGAILGVAMKMLWPNAPRWLGVPIYIALGWVAVFVMPELAQHAGVAALVLICVGGLFYTMGAVFYAVKWPNHWPETFGYHEYFHACTVLAAVSHYVAIWLALYA; encoded by the coding sequence GTGAGCGTGACGACCGAACCCACACCGTCCGGCCCTGCGCCAGTGGACACCCGCCCGCGCCTGCGCGGCCACATCCACTTCTGGTCCTTCTTCGGTGCCCTCGCGGGCGCCGCCGCCCTGGTGAGCCTCGCCGCGTCGACCGTCTCGCCCCTGGCCGCCCTGGCGACGTCCGTCTACGGCCTGACCGTGCTCGGCGTCTTCGGCGTGAGCGCGCTGTACCACCGCCGCCTGTGGAGCCCACGCGCGTACAAGTGGATGAAGCGCGCCGACCACTCCATGATCTTCCTGTTCATCGCCGGCACCTACACCCCGTTCACCCTGCTGGCCATGTCGAAGCCCACGGGCTACATCATCCTGGCCATCGTCTGGGGCGGCGCCATCCTGGGCGTCGCGATGAAGATGCTGTGGCCGAACGCGCCCCGCTGGCTGGGGGTGCCGATCTACATCGCCCTGGGCTGGGTGGCGGTCTTCGTCATGCCGGAGCTCGCCCAGCACGCCGGCGTCGCCGCCCTGGTGCTGATCTGCGTGGGCGGTCTGTTCTACACGATGGGCGCGGTGTTCTACGCGGTGAAATGGCCGAACCACTGGCCGGAGACGTTCGGGTATCACGAGTACTTCCATGCGTGCACGGTGTTGGCGGCGGTGTCGCATTACGTCGCGATTTGGTTGGCCCTCTACGCCTAG
- the mca gene encoding mycothiol conjugate amidase Mca: MVRADELMTSDRASNLRLMAVHAHPDDESSKGAATMAKYVAEGHEVMVVTCTGGEAGSILNPAMDRPEVLANMAEIRRDEMARAAKILGVQHRWLGFVDSGLPEGDPLPPLPEGSFAVVPLEESTEALVSVVREFRPHVLITYDENGGYPHPDHIRTHEVSMAAFDAAGDPNRFPDAGDPWQPLKLYYVHGFSKARMLLFDEALKKAGLPSPYEEWLKNWDPDRADIMERVTTRIECGEYFEVRDEALKAHATQIDPTSRWFAVPLEIQRETWPTEEYELNRSLVDSTLPEDDLFAGIKEKVSP; this comes from the coding sequence ATGGTGCGAGCTGACGAGCTGATGACGAGCGACCGCGCCTCAAACCTGCGTCTCATGGCGGTGCACGCGCACCCGGACGACGAGTCCAGCAAGGGTGCCGCCACGATGGCGAAGTACGTCGCCGAGGGCCATGAGGTCATGGTCGTGACGTGCACGGGCGGTGAGGCGGGCAGCATCCTCAACCCCGCCATGGACCGGCCCGAGGTGCTGGCCAACATGGCCGAGATCCGCCGCGACGAGATGGCGCGCGCGGCGAAGATCCTGGGGGTGCAGCACCGCTGGCTCGGCTTCGTCGACTCCGGGCTGCCCGAGGGCGACCCGCTGCCGCCGCTGCCCGAGGGCTCGTTCGCCGTGGTGCCGCTGGAGGAGTCCACCGAGGCGCTGGTGAGCGTGGTGCGGGAGTTTCGCCCCCACGTGCTGATCACCTACGACGAGAACGGCGGGTACCCGCACCCGGACCACATCCGCACCCACGAGGTGTCGATGGCGGCGTTCGACGCGGCGGGCGACCCGAACCGCTTCCCGGACGCCGGTGACCCGTGGCAGCCGCTCAAGCTCTACTACGTGCACGGCTTCTCCAAGGCCCGGATGCTCCTGTTCGACGAGGCGCTCAAGAAGGCCGGCCTGCCCTCGCCCTACGAGGAGTGGCTCAAGAACTGGGACCCGGATCGAGCCGACATCATGGAGCGGGTGACCACCCGGATCGAGTGCGGTGAATACTTCGAGGTGCGCGACGAGGCGCTGAAGGCGCACGCCACGCAGATCGACCCGACCAGCCGCTGGTTCGCGGTCCCGCTCGAGATCCAGCGCGAGACGTGGCCGACCGAGGAGTACGAACTGAACCGCTCCCTGGTGGACAGCACGCTGCCGGAGGATGATCTGTTCGCCGGCATCAAGGAGAAGGTGAGTCCATGA
- a CDS encoding Lrp/AsnC family transcriptional regulator yields MLDSLDARLLLLLTDSPRLGVLECARRLGVARGTVQARLDRLTERGILGGFPPELDLAAMGYGLTAFAVLEIAQGRRGSVAEALAAIEEVCEVHATTGQGDLFVRLVARDNDDLQRVIDEVVGVDGVLRTSTSIALSTPVPPRVRPLLERTARG; encoded by the coding sequence GTGCTCGACTCGCTCGACGCCCGGCTGTTGCTGCTGCTCACCGACTCGCCCCGGCTGGGCGTGCTGGAGTGCGCGCGCCGCCTCGGCGTCGCGCGCGGCACCGTGCAGGCGCGCCTGGACCGGCTCACCGAACGCGGCATCCTCGGCGGCTTCCCGCCCGAGCTCGACCTCGCCGCGATGGGCTACGGGCTCACCGCGTTCGCCGTGCTCGAGATCGCGCAGGGCCGGCGCGGCAGCGTCGCCGAGGCGCTCGCCGCCATCGAAGAGGTGTGCGAGGTGCACGCCACCACCGGGCAGGGCGACCTGTTCGTCCGCCTGGTCGCGCGCGACAACGACGACCTGCAACGCGTGATCGACGAGGTGGTCGGCGTGGACGGCGTGCTGCGCACGTCGACCTCGATCGCGCTGTCCACGCCGGTGCCACCGCGGGTGCGTCCGCTGCTGGAACGCACCGCGCGCGGTTAG
- a CDS encoding DUF4307 domain-containing protein, with amino-acid sequence MQTGETATAEGDAHPAPPADRYGSPAKTGSKRWKRWVFGAVAVVASFGVAWIAYVNLGQTSIDAERVAFEPRPGNAMEITINVTRDDPDKAGVCVVQVQDRSGSESGRREVLVPAGAGHSRVSTVVKSIGEPVTADVYGCSYSIPRYMSTP; translated from the coding sequence TTGCAGACCGGAGAGACCGCAACCGCCGAGGGAGACGCCCACCCGGCGCCGCCCGCGGACCGGTACGGCTCGCCCGCCAAGACCGGGTCGAAGCGCTGGAAGCGCTGGGTTTTCGGCGCGGTCGCCGTGGTCGCGAGCTTCGGCGTGGCGTGGATCGCCTACGTCAACCTCGGCCAGACGTCGATCGACGCCGAGCGGGTGGCGTTCGAACCCCGCCCGGGCAACGCGATGGAGATCACCATCAACGTCACGCGTGACGACCCCGACAAGGCCGGGGTGTGCGTTGTGCAAGTGCAGGACAGGTCCGGCTCCGAGAGCGGCCGGAGAGAGGTGCTGGTTCCCGCCGGGGCCGGCCACAGTCGAGTGAGCACAGTCGTGAAGAGCATCGGGGAACCGGTGACGGCCGACGTGTACGGCTGCTCGTACTCCATACCACGTTACATGTCAACCCCATAG
- a CDS encoding thioredoxin domain-containing protein: MANRLADATSPYLLQHAGNPVDWREWGPEALAEARQRNVPILLSVGYAACHWCHVMAHESFEDEGTATLMNAHFVNIKVDREERPDIDAVYMAATQAMTGQGGWPMTCFLTPEGEPFHCGTYYPPTPRPGIPSFGQLLVAVSEAWAERPEDLREGAQRLIGHLTEQSGPLQASAVDAGVLAGAVEKLAAEVDPVHGGFGGAPKFPPSMVLEFLLRHHERTGSAEALSLASSTAESMARGGIHDQLAGGFARYSVDAEWIVPHFEKMLYDNALLLRVYAHLARRGSSFSLGVAEGIVRFLEADLLTAEGGFAASLDADTDGVEGLTYVWTPAELREVLGDEDGVWAASVFSVTESGTFEKGSSTLQLPGEPESADRFERVRQALLAARASRPQPARDDKVVAAWNGLVITALAEAGVALERPQWIELARGAASLLLSTHLVDGRLRRSSRDGVVGVPAGVLEDYACLADGLLALHQATGEPRWLEEASRLLDLALTHFASHAVGAYHDTADDAETLVQRPSDPTDNASPSGASALAGALLTASALAGFEQAARYRDAADAALQRAGLLVGRAPRFAGHWLSVAEAAQSGPVQVAVVGEDRAELVAAAARQIHGGGVVLGGAPDAPGVPLLADRPLVDGAAAAYVCRGYVCDRPVTSAEDLLAQL; this comes from the coding sequence ATGGCGAACCGACTGGCGGACGCGACCAGCCCGTACCTCCTGCAGCACGCGGGCAACCCCGTCGACTGGCGCGAGTGGGGGCCTGAAGCGCTGGCGGAGGCGCGGCAGCGCAATGTGCCGATCCTGCTGTCGGTCGGCTACGCGGCGTGCCACTGGTGTCACGTGATGGCCCACGAGTCCTTCGAGGACGAGGGCACCGCGACGCTGATGAACGCGCACTTCGTGAACATCAAGGTCGACCGCGAGGAGCGGCCGGACATCGACGCGGTGTACATGGCCGCCACCCAGGCCATGACCGGCCAGGGCGGCTGGCCGATGACCTGTTTCCTCACGCCCGAGGGCGAGCCGTTCCACTGCGGCACCTACTACCCGCCGACGCCGCGGCCGGGCATCCCGTCGTTCGGGCAGCTGCTCGTGGCCGTCTCGGAGGCGTGGGCCGAGCGTCCCGAAGACCTGCGCGAGGGCGCGCAGCGGCTGATCGGGCACCTCACCGAGCAGAGCGGGCCGTTGCAGGCTTCGGCGGTGGACGCCGGCGTGCTGGCCGGCGCCGTCGAGAAGCTCGCGGCCGAGGTGGACCCCGTCCACGGCGGGTTCGGCGGCGCGCCGAAGTTCCCGCCGTCGATGGTGTTGGAGTTCCTGCTGCGCCACCACGAGCGCACGGGCTCGGCCGAAGCGTTGTCGCTCGCTTCGTCGACCGCGGAGTCCATGGCCCGCGGCGGCATCCACGACCAGCTCGCCGGCGGCTTCGCGCGGTACTCCGTGGACGCCGAGTGGATCGTGCCGCACTTCGAGAAGATGTTGTACGACAACGCTTTGCTGCTCCGGGTTTACGCCCATTTGGCGCGGCGGGGGTCTTCGTTCTCGCTGGGCGTCGCCGAGGGGATCGTCCGGTTCCTGGAGGCGGATCTGCTGACCGCGGAGGGCGGCTTCGCGGCTTCGCTCGACGCGGACACCGACGGCGTCGAGGGACTCACCTACGTCTGGACGCCCGCCGAGCTGCGCGAAGTGCTCGGCGACGAGGACGGCGTCTGGGCGGCTTCGGTGTTTTCGGTGACGGAGTCCGGGACGTTCGAAAAAGGCTCGTCGACGTTGCAGCTGCCGGGTGAGCCGGAGTCTGCCGACCGCTTCGAGCGCGTCCGCCAGGCGTTGCTGGCGGCGCGGGCTTCGCGGCCGCAGCCGGCGCGCGACGACAAGGTGGTGGCCGCGTGGAACGGCCTCGTCATCACCGCGCTCGCCGAGGCGGGTGTCGCGCTGGAGCGTCCACAGTGGATCGAGCTGGCGCGCGGGGCGGCGTCGCTGCTGCTTTCCACTCACCTCGTGGACGGCCGCCTGCGGCGCAGCTCGCGCGACGGCGTGGTCGGCGTGCCGGCGGGCGTCCTCGAGGACTACGCGTGCCTGGCCGACGGCCTGCTCGCGCTGCACCAGGCCACGGGCGAGCCGCGGTGGTTGGAGGAGGCTTCGCGGCTGCTGGACCTGGCGTTGACGCACTTCGCTTCGCACGCCGTGGGCGCGTACCACGACACCGCGGACGACGCGGAAACGTTGGTACAGCGCCCTTCCGACCCCACGGACAACGCGAGCCCTTCGGGGGCTTCGGCGTTGGCGGGCGCGTTGCTGACGGCTTCCGCGCTGGCCGGGTTCGAGCAGGCCGCGCGGTATCGCGACGCGGCCGATGCGGCCCTGCAGCGCGCCGGCCTGCTGGTGGGCCGGGCGCCGCGCTTCGCCGGGCACTGGCTTTCGGTGGCTGAAGCGGCGCAGTCGGGGCCGGTGCAGGTGGCCGTCGTCGGGGAGGACCGGGCGGAGTTGGTCGCGGCGGCCGCGCGGCAGATCCACGGCGGCGGCGTGGTGCTGGGTGGCGCTCCGGATGCGCCCGGCGTGCCGCTGCTGGCGGACCGTCCGCTGGTGGACGGCGCTGCGGCGGCGTACGTCTGCCGCGGCTACGTCTGCGATCGCCCGGTGACCTCGGCGGAGGACCTGCTCGCGCAGCTCTGA
- a CDS encoding type VII secretion target encodes MAPKGYEVGSDLEAHAGQLDGISDGLRQAVDAANQVSMPTDAYGILCQPFRAMLDPVEEFGINALQNTVTAMDAQAQKVRNAAQAYQTYETGTTDAIASTKVPD; translated from the coding sequence ATGGCACCTAAGGGATACGAGGTCGGCAGCGACCTCGAGGCGCACGCGGGCCAGCTCGACGGGATCAGCGACGGGCTGCGGCAGGCCGTCGACGCCGCGAACCAGGTCAGCATGCCCACCGACGCGTACGGCATCCTCTGCCAGCCGTTCCGGGCCATGCTCGACCCGGTGGAGGAGTTCGGCATCAACGCGTTGCAGAACACCGTGACGGCGATGGACGCGCAGGCGCAGAAGGTCCGCAACGCCGCGCAGGCGTACCAGACCTACGAAACCGGCACGACCGACGCCATCGCTTCCACGAAGGTCCCCGACTGA